The following coding sequences are from one Sphingobium sp. V4 window:
- a CDS encoding TetR family transcriptional regulator, with protein sequence MAKAALTKNEVGRNSRALEAEETRFNILEVATAEFADKGLSGARIDEIAERTNSSKRMIYYYFGGKEGLYRAVLERAYTAVREMDADDRRDHLDPDAALRDVVGATFDYHNQHPEFVRLVMNENILRGAHVGEIPGIKERNRKVIDHLRGIMARGVAGGQFREGIDPVELHMTISALCFYNVSNRYTFSYGFERDMSSPKALARRRMSVIDVIESWCRR encoded by the coding sequence GTGGCCAAAGCCGCGCTTACGAAGAATGAGGTCGGACGAAATTCGCGGGCGTTGGAGGCAGAGGAAACCCGTTTCAACATATTGGAGGTTGCGACGGCGGAATTTGCCGACAAGGGACTGAGCGGTGCGCGGATCGACGAGATCGCGGAACGGACCAATTCCTCCAAGCGGATGATCTATTATTATTTCGGCGGCAAGGAAGGGTTGTATCGCGCGGTTCTGGAGCGGGCCTACACGGCCGTGCGCGAGATGGATGCCGACGATCGGCGCGATCATCTGGATCCCGACGCGGCGTTGCGCGATGTCGTTGGTGCGACCTTCGATTATCATAACCAGCATCCAGAATTCGTCCGGCTGGTAATGAACGAGAACATTCTGCGGGGTGCCCATGTCGGCGAGATCCCGGGTATCAAAGAACGTAATCGCAAGGTCATCGATCATCTGCGCGGCATTATGGCGCGGGGTGTGGCCGGCGGTCAGTTTCGCGAAGGCATCGACCCTGTCGAACTGCACATGACGATCAGTGCCCTCTGCTTCTACAATGTTTCGAACCGCTATACCTTTTCCTATGGCTTCGAACGCGACATGAGTTCGCCCAAGGCGCTGGCGCGCCGCCGCATGAGCGTGATCGACGTGATCGAAAGCTGGTGTCGACGCTGA